CGTTCCTTAAAAAATACAACCGAGATTAAGGTAACCAGACCAGGATAGAGATAGAGCAACACCGCGACTAGGCCAGCCGAGGCCATGGTGAGCGCAACAAAATAGGCCATCGACTGGGCGACATAGCCGATTCCACCAAGCAGGATCAAGCCAAGCAGCAGCTTCCCACGCGGGAGCTGCTCACCACGAACGCGCAGAATACCAACCATGACCACAGCGGCAATGCTGAAGCGCAAACATAACACCGTGATCGGTTCAGATCCGTCATCATAGGCTAGTCGCGCAAATACTCCCAACCAGCCAAAAGCGATCGCCGAAAGCAACATGGCCGCAATCCCAAGCCAGCGCTGGCGGCGAGCGGATGGGTCGGCGTGATGGGGTGACAAAGAAACCGATGAATCATCAACAGCCTGCTTCATAACATCCTTTCTTGGGATGATCCAAGAGCTTTACAATTAAACATAAAGGGTCTGGATGATCGTATTCAATATTGAGGAAATTGCAAAAGACCTGTTAAATTTTTCGCCTAAAAAAGTAGCACTGACCCAATTTCAACAGACTAATGAAGGTCTGAGAATTGGATCAGCGTTCTATTATTTTTTCTTCAATGATCGCCTGATGTGGATAAATAAGCAGGTTTGCATATCTATTCGGGCAATGGGGAGATGCAATAATATAGACCGTGTAGCGCCTGCCGACCGTGCCGTCTCCACCGTTCTCGCTATTCCCTTATGTGCGCATATGGTTGTTCTGAATTGTTCTTATGCCCACCCGAATGGATTCACTTAGCATAACTGGTACATTCAGTCCAAACTGTGCTGCACGCAGATGCAAATCATGCAACAACCGACACGCCCGTTCAGCGTCCATATGAACGATCTCTTCCCACTGCGCTTGGGTTGGATAGATATCCCAGATGCGTGGTTGAGGCAGGGTTGCTGGATCATGCTGCGTTATGACGACATGGGCGGCATGATAGGCCACAATACTTCTAAGTGTGGCAATCTCTGCCATAGCGAAACCGTGCCGATAGACACGCAAATACAACTGATGAATAAGGCTATGGGCGAGCTGCGGCTGAGATACGAGAAGCTGCATCCACTGCGAGCCATCAGGAACGCCATCATGGGGCAACATATTGGATGGAAAGTTCGGGTTGTCACCCATCTTGCTGGAGAGCTGCTGCGCCTCCGCTTCAATGTGCTCAAGTGTAAAAAACTGGGGAGCTGGAGTCGGCGGCAGGCCTGACCGTGATGATCGTCGCCACCAAATAAGCAGGATGGTACCGATACTCCCAATCGCCATCCATATGAGTTCCCATGCCATGAATGGTTCCTCCTTGTCATGTCTCAGGTAAAACAGCAATGATGCGCTCCAGCACCAAGGCAGGGTTACGTCACCATACGCCCATTGTACATAACTCGCCACAACGATGTAGCTCGGTGGTCGAGTCCCTACGATTCGACCACCGAGCTGTCTACTCTGTCCCTAGAGGGTTCTGTGATCCAAGTTAACGTATTATCCACATTTTTGACAAAGCATACCCATACCTTAGATGAAATTATGTGGCGAAGAAAATTCAAGTCACAGATTTGTCCAAGCGAACAAATATCTCTCAATCTCGAATATCGGCTATCAAAAATAACCCCTATATCAACCGCACAAGCGATACAATTGCTCGTTTTTGTGAGGCTTTAGGGATCTCGCTGGCCGATTTTGGCGAGTTAGTTTACCTTGAAGATTCAGCGGAAAATTCAGAATCTAAAATAGAACTGGCCCAACTTCAGCAGACTAACTAGTGTCTGATAGTTGGGCCAGTTCTATTGCGATATACGCTTTGTGTTTGGCGACCGTCAGCTATATCGCGAGTGGAGTATCCTCTGTAAACTAACGCACCTTACCAATTGAATCGATAAAGGGGACAAGATTCTTGGCATGCTGAGATCGCTGTAGGAATGGTAGCCATTCATGCGACCGCTGCCAGTTGTTCAGATCAGGAATACGGTGGTTACCCCTGATGATGTATTGATACCAAGCGACTGTGTTTGACGCAGTGCTTTTATTTTTTGTGCTTAATGGACAAACGCCCACATGATTACTCAGATGGACGCTTGTTGGTTGTGGCTCCCTGACTAGGACTCGAACCTAGGACATGCTGATTAACAGTCAACCGCTCTACCAACTGAGCTATCAGGGATTATGCATTTGTAAAAAGAAGTGGCTCCCTGACTAGGACTCGAACCTAGGACCCATTGATTAACAGGTTCGCCTAAAATGCGAAGCAAGCACCCTGTTTCAACAGGCTGCTTTGAAGGAGGTTTGGTATTTGTTTGCTCGCCAGCAACACCACATTGCTGCAATGCACTGTCGCCCTAACCAGCATTTTCTTAGAGATCGTTAACGTTCTGCTGGAGTAGGATATGGTACGCTGAAGCCTAACTTGACTCGACACATTCGAGCTTACCAACAGGACTATTGATAACGGGTGCTTTAGTACATCAATAGTCTTCCCATTGGCTCTAGCATGCGCTCGTTGCTAGAAACCCAATAACAGGTGGTTGATGCTATGACACGCCACCTGCTGGATAAGCAGGACAGATGCTATGACACGCTGCTTATCACCACGCTTCATGGGAATTCAGGATCATTGAATCCATGGAGCTTTACCATAGGTCGTCTGGGAGTCCTGCTCACCGACTTCTTTATTTACGAACGCCGCTTGCGGCCTTCATAATTCAATGCGCTCCGGCTTTAACCAATTCATAAAAGATGGCCGTTCGGAGATTGACGGCCATCGCTCGCCATCGACACAATGCAAGGTTACGATGGTTGAGTTTGATATACCCATGACCTTGACTCAGTGTGTTTCCTGTCTTCCTCACACCTATTGGTGAATGACGGTTGGCTTTGTGTTGCCGCCAATTTGGAACGGTAACCCTCGCCACAGCCCTTTGCCAGTACCAAACGTGTAGGTTGCTTTGCTATACCCAAAAAATGGCGACCGCCATTGCTGGTTGTGCAAGCACCCCTTAACGCGGTGTGTCTGAAGACCTGTCATGAGATACCCCTTTAGCACCACCTGCGGGGGTATCCCATCACATACTCTTTCCGCTCCGCGCGGCCTCGAGTCGAGTATCTGCGAACGCACACGCTATCCCAGTGGGATACCGCGATAGATCGAGGTCATGATTAATGATTACGCAATGGATCGAAGAATATTTGTCCGCCAAAATCGCCGAACGCCGCAGCCCTGCTACCATCACTACCTACCGTATCCGGTTAGGACGGTTTGGTGCTTGGGTCGTTGAACAACCCAATCAGGTGCTCACTCGTGCGTTATTGCGGGCCTACAGTGCGTACTTAGCCCAACAAAACATCAGCATTGCCAGTCACTATAGTTATCTCAACGATGCCCTCGTCCTCGTGCGCTGGCTTGCTGAAGAAGGTTATATTCAACCCATTAAGACCGATAAACTCAAACCCCGATTACCCAAGCGCTTGCCTGCCCACTACACGATGGATCAAATTAAGCGCCTCCTGCTGGTTGCCGAGCTTCGTGAAAAAGCCATGCTCTGTGTCTTACTGGATACCGGCGTTCGGGTCAGTGAACTGATTCAACTCCGCCGGACTAGCTTTGACTCGGAAGGCTGCGCCATGATTCTTGGCAAAGGCAGCAAGGATCGGTATATCTGGATTTCATCCGTGACCCAAGAAGTCCTTCGAACCTACATCGCCAGTCGGACGGATACGAACCCTGCGCTGTTTGTCAGCCATCGCCAGCAAAAAACGCTGACGATTAGCGGCGTACACCAGAGCTTCGATCGCTTAGCCTCCGACGCGGAGATCCGCAACGATGTGCGGCGTTTGATTCACTCCTTTCGTGCCACCTTCGCCCGCGAACTGATCAAGAAAGGCCTTGATGCAGAAAGTCTACGGGTGTTGATGGGCCATGAAACGATTCAAATGTCTCTGCACTATGCACAACTCTCATCCCATGAGGCGACCCAAAATCGGCAAGGCGTGAACCTCCTCGAGAAGGTGGAGTCATGCTTATAAGCCTCCAGTATGCCCACCTATCCCGGTAGAAACAAGGGAAAAAGTGTACAGAAAGTCAGCACGTTTTTGACAAAAAACGTGCTGATAGGGGGATCTATGCCCATCGATGTTGGAATTGGTTTGGCCATGGCCACGATGCTGTATGCCGTGGTGCTTGAACGCTACAAGCACTATTTGGAGCCAGATTGGACGTGGATTGAAGTGGTTGTCGGAACCCTGCTGTGCGTGACTGCCGCAGGGATCGCCATCCGCCTTACGCCGAACGCCAGCTGGCCCCAGTATGAGCACCAGATCATCGCCAGCTTTGGCATTGGTGGTGGGGTCATTATTACGTGGCAAGTCTGGCGCATGATCAAACGTCGCCAACAAACCCGTGCGGTTGTCTTTGACCTCGTAAATGGCGACCACCAAGAAAGGGATGTGGATGCCACGGCGACGACTCCGTTGGCCGAACGTGGTGAACGAACATCGACTCGAAGCGCTAGCGAACGCCGCGCAATCGTCGAAGCAAGCTATCCGAGCCAAAGAGTTGCTCAACCAAGTGGTGCATCAGCGCTAT
This genomic interval from Herpetosiphon gulosus contains the following:
- a CDS encoding helix-turn-helix transcriptional regulator; translated protein: MAKKIQVTDLSKRTNISQSRISAIKNNPYINRTSDTIARFCEALGISLADFGELVYLEDSAENSESKIELAQLQQTN
- a CDS encoding tyrosine-type recombinase/integrase, translated to MITQWIEEYLSAKIAERRSPATITTYRIRLGRFGAWVVEQPNQVLTRALLRAYSAYLAQQNISIASHYSYLNDALVLVRWLAEEGYIQPIKTDKLKPRLPKRLPAHYTMDQIKRLLLVAELREKAMLCVLLDTGVRVSELIQLRRTSFDSEGCAMILGKGSKDRYIWISSVTQEVLRTYIASRTDTNPALFVSHRQQKTLTISGVHQSFDRLASDAEIRNDVRRLIHSFRATFARELIKKGLDAESLRVLMGHETIQMSLHYAQLSSHEATQNRQGVNLLEKVESCL